One Campylobacter sp. RM16192 genomic region harbors:
- a CDS encoding YjiG family protein, whose protein sequence is MSDKTNNKLITDVFVDGARKGWDIAIHNTIPNVLMAFVIIYVLNVSGALKIIGNYLGFIMVPLGLPGESIAVFMAAFLSWGGSAGVLVALVQNGTLNANDIVVLLPGMALIGSTVQYMGRVLGVLGIPGRHYGVLFGICIINAYLAMLVMSMIV, encoded by the coding sequence ATGAGTGACAAGACCAACAATAAACTAATAACAGATGTATTTGTTGACGGAGCCAGAAAAGGTTGGGATATAGCTATTCACAATACTATTCCAAATGTATTAATGGCATTTGTCATCATATACGTATTAAACGTATCAGGAGCACTTAAAATCATAGGAAACTATCTTGGATTTATTATGGTTCCTCTTGGCTTACCAGGAGAATCGATAGCCGTATTTATGGCGGCATTTTTAAGCTGGGGAGGATCTGCTGGTGTGCTTGTGGCGCTTGTTCAAAATGGCACACTAAATGCAAACGACATAGTAGTATTGCTTCCTGGAATGGCCCTTATAGGCTCTACTGTCCAATATATGGGTAGAGTTTTAGGAGTGCTTGGAATACCGGGAAGACATTACGGAGTGCTTTTTGGAATTTGTATAATCAACGCATATCTAGCAATGCTTGTAATGAGCATGATTGTATAA